Genomic window (Jeotgalibaca ciconiae):
ACACATTAAGTACAGGACATACTTTAGCTGAAGACAGTATTGAAATTTATCGTATTCCGAGAAACTACTTAACAGGAGAAGTAACTGGAGAACCAGTTTTAATAGATCCTTCAGAATATACCTCGTCGTCTGATGCATCAAGTTTCACTATTGGATTTGGTAGTATTGAAGATACTTATGAAATACGCTATAGAACGAATATTGATTATGAAACTGTTGAAAGTAATACGACGATTAATAATACGGCTCGTATTATCTTAGATGGGAATGAAACAGAACTTGACCATTCAATTGATTTAGAGTGGGGGAATGATTTTGATCCAATTGTTAAATCAGGGGCAGTGAACTCTAATGATAGGACAAGAATCAATTGGGAAGTTCGTTATAATTTTGCTTCACATAGTTTAGGCGAAGTAACATTAACAGATATAATTGACACAGGGACTGTGGATCTTTCTACGGTAGAGGTTTTCGAAGTGGGTGTTGATGGTAATGGTAATCCGACTGGTTGGAATAACATAGAAGAGTTTACAAGTGATACTGTAGACGGCACCACGGTTATCAATATTCCAAACTCAAATGGAAAATCCTATGTGATTCGCTTTGCTTCTGACGTTCCGGGTAATTATGTGGGAGAAGTTAAAAATACGATTGATGATAACAATCCAAATACACCTCCTGGAGAAGATATAGTAGAAGTTGACACAAGACCTGGCGGAAATAAATCAGGAAAAGTTCAGTATGGTGAAGACGGTGTTCCCTATATTGAATGGACAGTACAATTTAATACCAACAAAGTCGTGTTTGATGGGTTTGAATTTACCGATACATTCAACGATAAACACTTAGAATTAGTTCAAGATTCTTTTGTATTAACGCATTCTGGTGGTGCCACCTTAACGCAAGGGAAGGATTATTATGTGACGCCTTCTACAGAAGGATTTACATTTAAACTAGAAGGTTCTTCAGAAAAAGAAGTCTATACACTGACTTATCGCACCAACTATACAGCTGAAGGATTGAAACAAGAGAATGCTTCCAACACAGTCGATTGGGATTGGGATGGGAATGGTATAGGACCAGAAGTGGAAGTTGGTCATCCTGTTGCGGGGATTAACAAGACTGGTAATTATGTTGTCGGTAAAGACGACAATGGAGTAAATCGCCAAGAAATTTCTTGGAAGATTGAATTTAATACGAATAAACTTGTATTAGAAACACCAAAATTGGTAGATACATTTGAGCCAACTGAATTAGAAATTGTGGCAGGTCCCTTTAAAATTACAACGGCTAATACTACGCTAGTAGAAGGAATAGATTATCATTTCACTCGTACAGCTGATGGTTTTGAGGTTCAGTTCATTAACAACTCCTTACCACAAGTATATGTTGTAGAATACCACACAACTATACCAGCTGGAAATGATGTCAGTTCTACAAACACTGTTCAACTAGAATGGCAAGGACACAAAGAAAAAGACAAAGCAAATGTGGATATGGGCAAAAACACACCTGGTTCATACAAAAATGGATCCACCGTTGCCTACGAAGAAGACGGAGTAACACTTAAGAAGAATGAGTGGGATATTCGCTTTAATACGAATAAACGTATTATCCAAAATTTAGTTTTAACGGATACCTATTCTCCTGGTAAAATTGTTAATCCAATTGTCATCACAGATATAGATAACGATACTCATCTGGTTGAAGGTACAGATTATACGATTAGCTATACAGAAGGTCAGTTTGTTGTAAAATTTGAAAAACAAACTGAACCAGTAGAATATTCATTGACTTACAGTACTTCCTATAATGCAGTTGAAGACCAGGAAGATGCTAAAAATGAGTATACAATTAAATTCTTAGGTGGAACCGAAGAAGGCTCTAAAACAATTCCAAAACCAATGTTAAATGTTCAAAAAGCTTCAACAGGAGTTACAGGCGTATCCATTGATGAAGAAGGCAAGATAACGCCAGCTGTTATTTCATGGGAAATCACAGGAAATACAGATGGACCGAATTATGTTCATTTAATAAATGCGGTCTTTGAAGATACTATTCAAAGTGACCAACGTTATGTTGAAGGATCAATGAAATTAAATGGCGAACCAATAACGCCTACATGGACCGGGACGCCAGAAGAAAATAATTATACATTTACTGTGAAATTACCAAACGGGGCTGCAGAACATAGCTTAACGTATGAAACAGTAATTTACAATTTCCAGTCAAATGACGTGAACGACCCGTCAAGATACCACAATACTGTTGATTTAATTAACTTCAAGGGTGGAGTAGGTGGAAGTAATGAAGAGAAAGTTTCAGCTTCAAGTTCTGCTCGTTACTTTAGTGAACATAAACAACAAAACCCATCAAAAACGGGAAAACAAGATCCTGAAGATGATTTAATTAAATGGGAAGCAATCGTGAATGCGAATAAGTTACCAATTAAAAATGGAACGATTCGTGATATTCTGGATGAACATTTAGAATATGTGGTCGCTCTAGAAGTTTATGCTGTCATTAATGGGGTAGATGTATTGGTTCCAGAAAATGGCTACACCTACGCAGAAACTGAGATAGACGGAAAACCAGCATTTACAATCACCTTTAACGGGCCAACCAAAGTAACACCTAATGAAATTGAAAATGGCATCCACTACACTTATAAACTCAAGTACAATACTTCCTTACGAGAAGATATTATTGGAACAAGATGGGTAAGTAACAGAATTCAAGTTTTAGGCCATGACTTTAAAGTCATAGAAGAAACTGTTTCAGAAAGTACTTATTCAGAAAAATGGTACTTTGGTGGTGGAGGATCAAGCCGCACCTTAACTCTGAAATTCAGTAAAGTAGATGCGGATAACGGTACATCATTGAATGGCGTTACATTCGAGTTGCACAAGGTAGCCGGTCCTAATAATACACAAACATTGGTAGATAGTTTTGAAACACTAACAGATGGTTACTATGAATTAGCGAAACAAAGATCTGGACGTTATATCTTAACTGAAAAAACGACATTGCCAAACTATATTTTAGGAGATCCGGTCTATTTTATTCTCGGATATGCAGAAGATGGGGCTACAGTGCTGGATATCACAGACAGCAACTTCCAAAATCCAATACGTATTGACAACGATGTGTTATCAGTTGAAAATAAGCGTCAAAAGACCAGTGTAACAGCGAATAAAATATGGGCAGGAGAAAATCCTCATCCTACGATCTGGTTTAAGTTATTCCGTCAAGCAGGGGATAATGCTGCTGAAGAAGTTCAAGGAGCAGAACTTAAAGAGTTGGCTCCAGGTACTGCTCAAGTAGTATGGGACGGTGTAGATGCAAAAAATCCGGAAGGTATCGATTACACTTATTCCGTGCAAGAAGTTGATGCTGAAGGGAATGAATTTACACCAACTGGCTATACGAAAGTTGAGGATGGATTAACTGTAACAAATACGGCAACTCCAATCGAAGTCAGTGTAACCAAAGTATGGGACGATGGAAATGATCAAGATGGTCTTCGTAAAACGAGTGTTGAAGTAGAACTGATAGAGAATGGTTCTCCTACTGGAAATACGGTAGTTTTGAGTAAAGATAACAATTGGTCGGATACATTTGAAAACTTACCGGCTTATCGTAACGGTACTCTCATTGATTATTCTGTAGTTGAGTTGAATGTCCCAGAAGAATATGTATCAACTGTAGATCGTGACGATAATGGGAACTTAATCGTGACTAATACTTATACTCCAGCAGTGACTGGCTTGACGATCAACAAAGCATGGGATGATGGTGATGATCAAGATGGTCTGCGCCCAGAATCAATTGAAGTTCAACTGATGGCAGGCAAAGAATCAATTGGAGAACCGGTAGAACTTACTGCAGAAACTGGATGGACACATACGTGGTTAGACTTACCAGTGAATAAAGCAGGTGAGCCAATTGAATATTCAGTCGTTGAATCGACTGTTCCAAATGGATACGAAGCAACAACGAGTGAGATTGTTGATGGTGTCGTGACGATTACCAATACTCATACACCAGCAGTTGTAAATATTCCAGTTTCAAAAGTATGGAGCGATGCGAACAATCAAGACGGCATACGCCCAGAAACGATTATAGCTAACTTATTAGCCAATGGAAATTCAGTTGGCAACATTGAACTATCTACGGATAATGAGTGGGCACACACATTTGAAAATCTACCGGTTTATAATGAGGGTAAAGAAATTGTTTACACCGTGACTGAAAATAAAGTTGAAAACTATTCACCAACTATTACAGGAACCGTTGTAGAAGGATTTGTCATTACAAATAGTTACACGCCAGAAGAAACATCCGTAACGGTAACAAAAAACTGGCAAGACGGCAATAACCAAGACGGTAACAGACCAGAAAGTATTGAAGTTCAATTAACAGCTGATGGAGTAGCTACAGACCATACAGCGGTATTGAATGAAGAGAATAACTGGACTGCCACATGGACAGGTTTAGCATTAAATTCAAAGGGAACGGCTATTGACTATTCAGTGGAAGAAATAACAGAGGTAGATGGTTATGAAGTAGTTGTAGATGCTGCAGACCATGGAAATATCATCCTAACGAATACTTATGAACCAGCTGTTACAGAATTGACAGTCAATAAGGTCTGGGATGATGCAGATAATCAAGATGGTATCCGTTCTGAATCAGTTGAGGTTCAATTGATAGCTGGTAATCAAGAATATGGCGATCCAGTTACATTAAACGCTGAAAATAATTGGTCTTACACATGGACTGATTTAGCAGTTAATGCAGCAGGCGAAGCGATTGAATATAGCCTCGTTGAAGTGAATGTTCCTGAAGGTTATACGTCTATAGCTAGTGAAATTGTAGATGGAACAATTACCGTTACAAACGTTCATGAACCAGAAGTAACAAGCATAAAAGTTTCTAAAGTATGGGACGATGCAGATAATCAAGATGGTATTCGTCCGGAAAACATTACTGTAGAATTAAAAGCAGATGGAGATGTTGTTGCCGAACCAGTTGAATTGAATGAAGATAATAGTTGGACACACACATGGACTGACTTGGCAGTTAATGCAGCAGGCGAAGCAATAGAGTATGAAATTATTGAGTCAGATGTTCCTGAAGGATACGAAGTCAATATCAACAGTGAAAATCCAAAAGATATTGTCATTACTAACACTTATACACCAGTTGTAACAGAAGTAACGGTGAACAAAGTATGGGATGATGCAAACAATCAAGATGGTCTGCGTCCGGAATCAGTTGAAGTTCAATTGATGGCAGATGGAGAGACTGTTGGTAAAACAATCAAACTAGATGATTCAAACGAATGGACAAATACGTGGTCAAACTTGCCAATGAATGAAACAGGTGAGCCAATTGAATATTCAGTCGTTGAATCGAAGATTCCAGCTGGATACGAAGCAACAACGAGTGAGATTGTTGACGGTGTCGTAACGATTACCAATACTCATACACCAGCAGTTGTAAATATCCCAGTTTCAAAAGTATGGGAGGATGCTGATAATCAGGATGGCGTACGTCCAGAAACGATTACAGCTAACTTATTAGCTGATGGAGATCCAATTGGCAACATTGAATTATCTGCGGATAATGAGTGGACACATACATTTGAAAACTTGCCAGTCTATAACGATGGCTCAATAATTAATTACACAGTAACTGAAGATACAGTGGAAGGTTATTCTACGATGATTGAAGGAACTGTTGCAGAAGGATTTGTCATTACAAATAGTTACACGCCGGAAGAAACATCCGTAACGGTAACAAAAAATTGGCAAGACAGCAATAACCAAGACGGTAACAGACCAGAAAGCATTGAAGTTCAACTTACAGCAAATGGCGAAGCAGTAGGAAAATCTATTGAATTGAATGCTGAAAACAATTGGACCCATACATGGTCTGAGTTGGCACTCAATGAAGCAGGCATTTCAATTAACTATTCAGTAGTTGAATCAAATGTTCCAACAGCTTATGAAGTAGCAATTAATGATGAAAATCATGGAAATATTATCGTAACCAATACTTACACTCCAGCAGTGACCGACTTGACGGTCAACAAAGCATGGGATGATGCAAATAACCAAGACGGTATTCGTTCGAAGGATGTTACAGTTCAACTGATAGCAGATAATGAAAAAATTGGCGAGCCAATAACATTAAAAGCTGAAAATGAATGGACACATACTTGGACAGCTTTACCAGTGAATGCTTCTGGAGAAGCGATTGAGTACTCGGTTATTGAAACGAACGTTCCAGAAGGATATGAAGCAACAGTTAGTGAGATTGTAGATGGAACAATAACAGTTACAAACACTCACGAACCAGAAATGACTAGTATTCCAGTTACAAAAGTTTGGAACGATGCAAACAACCAAGATGGTATTCGTCCAGAATCCATTATGGTTAATCTATTGAAAGATGGAGAATTGTTCCGTTCGGTTGAAGTGACCGCAGATGATAGTGATGATTGGTCATACATATTTGAGGACTTGCCAGTATATGCGAATGGTGAAAAAGTTGTCTACACTATTTCTGAAGATGAAGTTACTGGATATACCGTGGAGTATGATGGAATGAATATTATAAATACACATGTTCCAGAAGTTATTACGGTTTCAGGAAATAAAACTTGGGATGATGCGAATAACCAAGATGGTATCCGTCCAGAATCGATTACAGTGAACTTGTTAGCGAATGGTTTACCAGTCGATTCAGTTACAGTGACTGCTGAAGAAGAATGGGCCTATAGCTTTGCAAATCTGCCTAAATTCGAAAATGGTGAAGTAATTCTCTATACTATTACGGAGAACTCAGTAGAAAACTATACCTCAGAAATTAATGGACACAACATTACAAACAGCTATACGCCAGGTGAAACAAGTGTCACAGTCACAAAAGCATGGGATGATAACAATGACAAAGCTGGATTCCGTCCAAAGAGTATCAAAGTTCAATTACATGCAGATGGTGAAGCAATAGAGGAACCAGTTGTATTATCTGAAGCGAATGAGTGGACACACATTTGGACAGAACTAGCTGCTAAAGCAAATGGCGAAGACATTGTTTATACAGTTTCAGAAGTTACTGTAGTGGACAGTTATACAGCAACTATCAACGACAGTGACAAAGGGAACATTATTCTTACAAATACCTATACACCTGCCAAAGTAAGTGTCGGTGACTATGTATGGATTGATGTAAACAAAGATGGCTTACAAGATGAAACAGATATTCCACTTGAAGGAATCGTGCTAACGATTGAAGACGAAGAAGGAAACCCAGTAACGGATGTATATAGTAATCCTGTTGGACCAACCACAACAGACGAGAACGGATTCTATATCTTTGAAAATCTACCGATTGACCACAGTTATACAGTGAGAATTGATCGTGAGGCATCTGCGAAAGTATTGGAAGGCTATGTACCGACCTTGCAAGAAGTAGGCTTGGATATCTCCATTGACTCTTCAACATGGGAAGCGACATCACGTCATTTAACAAAAAATGGCGAGCATGATCCAACCCTCGACTTCGGATTTGTTGTAGCTCCGGTTGACCCAGTCGATCCTGAAGAGCCAGGAGAGCCTGCTGAACCAGAAGAACCTTCAGAACCAACTGTTCCGGTTGACCCGGAAGAACCGACTGACTCTGCAAAACCAGAAGAACCAAAAGCTCCTGAAAAAGAAGCTGAGGAAAAACCTGATAAGGAAGAATCAAAAGATAAAGAACT
Coding sequences:
- a CDS encoding Cna B-type domain-containing protein, yielding MRRRVSLIAIIMLLGQTFLNTFGAVVSAVSINNDESIFSEINYLDEHEQPVDFDTYTGPVVATVDWSAEGKEITSETTEEIQLNETVTYEEQAGNLIGEEDTTVGTYQVTTGGKLSVQFNEAIESQPQAKNTLRITGRYEAPVPETQVAGETAAAEGTEAEDSSEEASGESDDEDPAQENDGEETNEDDQVIEEEQAEEVEEVAEFFDIAPLTELEGSFISGFKFELIGPEGPISVGNGETVEIDPTTIEYMNLGYDFEFPHDMDIHEGDTFEISLPDVVNVPARTGSVQPTNGPLVNYEVTADGRILFTFTDDWNIDDRLMHLDLQANIDVEIFEEKREVEVKVPYVDGEEFHAVLVGSRDGVEGADVKTGNTFNAENEETNFRPEYAEWTIRFNDNLKSYENTSVVDTLSTGHTLAEDSIEIYRIPRNYLTGEVTGEPVLIDPSEYTSSSDASSFTIGFGSIEDTYEIRYRTNIDYETVESNTTINNTARIILDGNETELDHSIDLEWGNDFDPIVKSGAVNSNDRTRINWEVRYNFASHSLGEVTLTDIIDTGTVDLSTVEVFEVGVDGNGNPTGWNNIEEFTSDTVDGTTVINIPNSNGKSYVIRFASDVPGNYVGEVKNTIDDNNPNTPPGEDIVEVDTRPGGNKSGKVQYGEDGVPYIEWTVQFNTNKVVFDGFEFTDTFNDKHLELVQDSFVLTHSGGATLTQGKDYYVTPSTEGFTFKLEGSSEKEVYTLTYRTNYTAEGLKQENASNTVDWDWDGNGIGPEVEVGHPVAGINKTGNYVVGKDDNGVNRQEISWKIEFNTNKLVLETPKLVDTFEPTELEIVAGPFKITTANTTLVEGIDYHFTRTADGFEVQFINNSLPQVYVVEYHTTIPAGNDVSSTNTVQLEWQGHKEKDKANVDMGKNTPGSYKNGSTVAYEEDGVTLKKNEWDIRFNTNKRIIQNLVLTDTYSPGKIVNPIVITDIDNDTHLVEGTDYTISYTEGQFVVKFEKQTEPVEYSLTYSTSYNAVEDQEDAKNEYTIKFLGGTEEGSKTIPKPMLNVQKASTGVTGVSIDEEGKITPAVISWEITGNTDGPNYVHLINAVFEDTIQSDQRYVEGSMKLNGEPITPTWTGTPEENNYTFTVKLPNGAAEHSLTYETVIYNFQSNDVNDPSRYHNTVDLINFKGGVGGSNEEKVSASSSARYFSEHKQQNPSKTGKQDPEDDLIKWEAIVNANKLPIKNGTIRDILDEHLEYVVALEVYAVINGVDVLVPENGYTYAETEIDGKPAFTITFNGPTKVTPNEIENGIHYTYKLKYNTSLREDIIGTRWVSNRIQVLGHDFKVIEETVSESTYSEKWYFGGGGSSRTLTLKFSKVDADNGTSLNGVTFELHKVAGPNNTQTLVDSFETLTDGYYELAKQRSGRYILTEKTTLPNYILGDPVYFILGYAEDGATVLDITDSNFQNPIRIDNDVLSVENKRQKTSVTANKIWAGENPHPTIWFKLFRQAGDNAAEEVQGAELKELAPGTAQVVWDGVDAKNPEGIDYTYSVQEVDAEGNEFTPTGYTKVEDGLTVTNTATPIEVSVTKVWDDGNDQDGLRKTSVEVELIENGSPTGNTVVLSKDNNWSDTFENLPAYRNGTLIDYSVVELNVPEEYVSTVDRDDNGNLIVTNTYTPAVTGLTINKAWDDGDDQDGLRPESIEVQLMAGKESIGEPVELTAETGWTHTWLDLPVNKAGEPIEYSVVESTVPNGYEATTSEIVDGVVTITNTHTPAVVNIPVSKVWSDANNQDGIRPETIIANLLANGNSVGNIELSTDNEWAHTFENLPVYNEGKEIVYTVTENKVENYSPTITGTVVEGFVITNSYTPEETSVTVTKNWQDGNNQDGNRPESIEVQLTADGVATDHTAVLNEENNWTATWTGLALNSKGTAIDYSVEEITEVDGYEVVVDAADHGNIILTNTYEPAVTELTVNKVWDDADNQDGIRSESVEVQLIAGNQEYGDPVTLNAENNWSYTWTDLAVNAAGEAIEYSLVEVNVPEGYTSIASEIVDGTITVTNVHEPEVTSIKVSKVWDDADNQDGIRPENITVELKADGDVVAEPVELNEDNSWTHTWTDLAVNAAGEAIEYEIIESDVPEGYEVNINSENPKDIVITNTYTPVVTEVTVNKVWDDANNQDGLRPESVEVQLMADGETVGKTIKLDDSNEWTNTWSNLPMNETGEPIEYSVVESKIPAGYEATTSEIVDGVVTITNTHTPAVVNIPVSKVWEDADNQDGVRPETITANLLADGDPIGNIELSADNEWTHTFENLPVYNDGSIINYTVTEDTVEGYSTMIEGTVAEGFVITNSYTPEETSVTVTKNWQDSNNQDGNRPESIEVQLTANGEAVGKSIELNAENNWTHTWSELALNEAGISINYSVVESNVPTAYEVAINDENHGNIIVTNTYTPAVTDLTVNKAWDDANNQDGIRSKDVTVQLIADNEKIGEPITLKAENEWTHTWTALPVNASGEAIEYSVIETNVPEGYEATVSEIVDGTITVTNTHEPEMTSIPVTKVWNDANNQDGIRPESIMVNLLKDGELFRSVEVTADDSDDWSYIFEDLPVYANGEKVVYTISEDEVTGYTVEYDGMNIINTHVPEVITVSGNKTWDDANNQDGIRPESITVNLLANGLPVDSVTVTAEEEWAYSFANLPKFENGEVILYTITENSVENYTSEINGHNITNSYTPGETSVTVTKAWDDNNDKAGFRPKSIKVQLHADGEAIEEPVVLSEANEWTHIWTELAAKANGEDIVYTVSEVTVVDSYTATINDSDKGNIILTNTYTPAKVSVGDYVWIDVNKDGLQDETDIPLEGIVLTIEDEEGNPVTDVYSNPVGPTTTDENGFYIFENLPIDHSYTVRIDREASAKVLEGYVPTLQEVGLDISIDSSTWEATSRHLTKNGEHDPTLDFGFVVAPVDPVDPEEPGEPAEPEEPSEPTVPVDPEEPTDSAKPEEPKAPEKEAEEKPDKEESKDKELPYAGREASMISYIIGSILVLSGLGTLFVKSRKKQED